A stretch of the Cheilinus undulatus linkage group 11, ASM1832078v1, whole genome shotgun sequence genome encodes the following:
- the ddost gene encoding dolichyl-diphosphooligosaccharide--protein glycosyltransferase 48 kDa subunit, which yields MASLTAVMQNNRSGSLSLSKKRTGMMTQMKFRLLDNKVILFLSLASMLHCALADGKTLVLLDNLNIRDTHSIFFRSLADRGFDITFKTADDPSLSLIKYGQFLYDHLIIFSPSVEDFGGNINVETITSFIDGGGNVLVAASSDIGDPLRELGSECGIEFDEEKTAVIDHHNYDISDPGEHTLIVADPENLLKAPTIVGKPTNKPVLFKGVGMVADPENPLVLDILTGSSTSYSFFPDRAITQYPHAVGKNTLLIAGLQARNNARVVFSGSLEFFSDAFFNSAVQKAKPGSERHEQTGNMELAEALSRWVFKEAGVLRVGAVTHHPVGESTPPAAYTITDLVEYSIVIEMLSEGRWVPFDGDDIQLEFVRIDPFVRTYLKKNGGKYSVQFKLPDVYGVFQFKVDYNRLGYTHLYSSTQVSVRPLQHTQYERFIPSAYPYYASVFSMMAGLFVFSIVFLHMKEKEKSD from the exons ATGGCGTCGTTGACAGCAGTCATGCAGAATAACCGGTCCGGTTCTTTATCATTGTCCAAGAAACGGACTGGCATGATGACCCAGATGAAGTTCAGGCTTTTGGACAACAAAGTCATTTTATTCCTCTCGTTAGCATCCATGTTGCATTGCGCTTTGGCTGACGGTAAAACACTGGTTCTGCTGGACAACCTCAACATCAGAGACACCCATTCAATCTTCTTCCGCAGTCTGGCAG ATCGAGGCTTTGACATCACATTCAAGACAGCTGACGATCCCTCCCTGTCTCTGATCAAATATGGCCAGTTCCTGTATGACCACTTAATCATCTTCTCACCATCAGTTGAGG ACTTTGGAGGAAATATCAACGTGGAGACCATCACATCCTTCATTGATGGTGGAGGCAACGTCCTGGTTGCTGCCAGTTCAGATATCG GTGATCCCCTGAGGGAGCTAGGAAGTGAATGTGGCATTGAATTTGATGAGGAAAAGACTGCTGTCATTGACCACCACAACTATGACATATCTGACCCTGGGGAG CACACCCTGATTGTCGCTGATCCAGAGAACCTCCTGAAAGCTCCAACTATTGTAGGCAAACCAACCAACAAGCCCGTTTTATTCAAGGGTGTTGG CATGGTGGCAGACCCAGAAAACCCTCTTGTCCTGGATATCCTTACTGGCTCTTCTACTTCATACTCCTTTTTCCCTGACAGAGCCATCACTCAG TACCCCCATGCTGTTGGAAAGAACACCTTGCTGATTGCCGGCCTGCAGGCCAGGAACAACGCCAGAGTGGTCTTCAGTGGCTCCCTGGAATTCTTCAGTGACGCTTTCTTCAACTCTGCTGTGCAGAAAGCCAAGCCTGGGTCTGAGAG GCACGAGCAGACAGGGAACATGGAGCTGGCTGAGGCTCTCTCTCGCTGGGTGTTCAAGGAGGCCGGAGTCCTCAGGGTGGGAGCTGTCACCCATCATCCCGTCGGAGAGTCCACTCCCCCTGCAGCATACACGATCACCGACCTCGTG GAATACAGCATTGTCATTGAGATGTTGTCAGAGGGCCGCTGGGTTCCCTTTGACGGAGATGATATTCAGCTTGAGTTTGTGAGGATCGATCCCTTCGTGAGGACTTATCTCAAGAAAAATG gagGTAAATACAGCGTCCAGTTCAAGCTGCCTGATGTGTATGGAGTCTTCCAGTTCAAGGTGGACTACAACCGACTGGGATACACGCATCTCTACTCTTCCACTCAG GTATCGGTGCGTCCTCTTCAGCACACTCAGTACGAGCGCTTCATCCCCTCAGCATACCCCTATTACGCCAGCGTCTTCTCCATGATGGCAGGACTCTTCGTCTTCAGCATCGTCTTCCTGCACATGAAAGAGAAGGAGAAGTCAGACTAA
- the zbtb17 gene encoding zinc finger and BTB domain-containing protein 17, with product MEFPWHSGKVLEQLNRQRKQGLLCDCTFVVDGVDFKAHKAVLAACSVYFRTLFLDQKDVVHLDISNAAGLGQVLEFMYTAKLSLSPQNVEDVRTVASFLQMQEIVNACSAYQSMANQAPSLITLDFAVDEKPGEGEHEEELESDLADVALQAEEQSPSNTPTEDTEPPQNQEHLKEIISTEEQHDASQKNPTKSQAGKGRPSKTATLSPQKKISVKEEESTAREASGFQDDPSDTDYTPKSQLKSPGSSSYMSSRGRRIRKPPRRNFPPDNDSEDEGPSKKKTVRKVAEPAEMAEEQEVDPEVVGNGEADDDEGVVEEDGEAGHQTGEADSSSEGDGRQSQSASMSSRSESKPYSSVTHKCEDCGKKFTHTGNFKRHMRIHTGEKPFSCRDCNKAFSDPAACKAHEKTHSPLKPYCCSTCGKSYRQISLLNLHRKRHTGEARYSCEMCGKLFTTSGNLKRHQLVHSGEKPYHCDYCEKAFSDPTAKMRHLETHDTEKGNKCPHCDKRFNQLGNLRAHLKIHITDGPLKCKECGKQFTTSGNLKRHLRVHSGEKPYICMHCKRAFSDPGALQRHERIHTGEKPCICPICGKAFTQASSLIAHVRQHTGEKPYVCDRCGKRFVQSSQLANHIRHHDNVRPHKCQMCNKAFVNVGDLSKHIIIHTGEKPFLCDKCGRGFNRVDNLRSHVKTVHHGKAGMKRLVLAGGGEDEGMDECAAASTSESEINIVTVTTEDIVTLATEALAASAVAQLTVVPVAASVSADETEALKAEITKAVEKVQEADPNTQILYACDSCGDKFLDASSLAQHVRIHTAQALVMFQADSDFYQYTTANTAEADSAPAWQPTAEQVIQEGELILHAQNGGGEGGMEERHKKRDQEEDLSEGNPH from the exons ATGGAGTTCCCCTGGCACAGTGGGAAGGTTCTGGAGCAGCTGAACCGTCAGCGAAAGCAGGGCCTGCTGTGTGACTGCACCTTTGTTGTGGACGGCGTTGACTTCAAGGCCCACAAAGCTGTACTGGCAGCCTGCAGCGTCTACTTCCGCACCCTCTTCTTGGACCAGAAAGATGTGGTGCATCTGGACATCAGTAATGCAGCAG GTTTGGGTCAGGTCCTGGAGTTTATGTACACAGCTAAGCTGAGTTTAAGTCCACAGAATGTAGAGGATGTGCGGACTGTTGCCAGCTTTTTACAGATGCAGGAAATTGTGAACGCTTGCTCAGCGTACCAATCAATGGCAAATCAAGCTCCATCCCTCATTACACTGGATTTTGCTGTTG ATGAAAAACCAGGCGAAGGTGAGCATGAAGAGGAGCTGGAAAGTGATTTGGCAGACGTAGCTCTTCAAGCAGAAGAGCAGAGTCCTTCCAACACCCCCACAGAAGATACAGAACCCCCGCAGAACCAGGAACATTTAAAGGAAATCATCTCTACTGAAGAACAACACGATGCTTCTCAGAAAAACCCCACCAAATCCCAGGCAGGCAAAGGCCGACCATCCAAAACTGCCACACTGTCTCCGCAGAAGAAAATATCGGTGAAGGAGGAAGAGAGCACTGCGCGAGAGGCTTCAGGATTTCAGGACGACCCCTCCGACACCGACTACACACcca AATCGCAGTTGAAGTCACCTGGCAGCTCCTCCTACATGAGCTCTAGAGGAAGAAGAATCAGAAAACCTCCTCGACGAAACTTCCCACCTG ACAATGACTCAGAAGATGAAGGCCCATCAAAGAAAAAGACTGTGAGGAAGGTGGCAGAGCCGGCAGAAATGGCGGAAGAACAGGAAGTTGACCCAGAAGTGGTTGGTAATGGagaagctgatgatgatgagggtGTTGTGGAGGAAGATGGAGAAGCCGGCCACCAGACAGGGGAAGCTGATTCAAGCAGCGAGGGAGATGGCAGACAAAGTCAGTCAGCGTCGATGAGCAGCCGATCAGAGTCAAAGCCCTACAGCTCAGTGACGCACAAGTGTGAG GATTGTGGGAAGAAATTTACACACACTGGAAATTTTAAGAGACACATGCGcatccacacaggagagaagccATTCAGCTGTCGGGACTGTAACAAAGCTTTCTCTGACCCTGCAGCTTGTAAAGCCCATGAGAAAACACACAG CCCTCTGAAGCCATACTGCTGCTCCACTTGTGGGAAGAGCTACCGGCAGATCAGCCTGCTCAACCTGCACCGCAAACGCCACACAGGTGAGGCGCGCTACAGCTGTGAAATGTGCGGCAAGTTGTTCACCACGTCTGGCAACCTGAAGCGCCATCAGCTGGTGCACAGTGGTGAGAAGCCGTACCACTGCGACTACTGTGAAAAAGCCTTCTCTGATCCCACCGCAAAGATGAGACATCTGGAGACGCATGATACGGAGAAGGGGAACAAATGTCCTCACTGCGACAAACGATTCAATCAG CTGGGAAACCTGAGAGCTCACTTAAAAATCCACATCACGGACGGGCCTCTCAAGTGCAAGGAATGTGGCAAACAGTTTACCACCTCAG GAAACCTAAAGAGACACCTGCGAGTTCACAGTGGGGAAAAACCGTACATCTGTATGCACTGTAAGAGAGCTTTTAGTGACCCTGGAGCTCTGCAGCGACATGAACGCATCCATACAG GAGAGAAGCCCTGCATCTGCCCAATCTGTGGCAAGGCCTTCACCCAGGCCAGTTCACTCATTGCTCACGTACGGCAGCACACCGGGGAGAAACCGTATGTGTGTGATCGCTGTGGAAAAAG GTTTGTGCAGTCCAGTCAGCTGGCCAATCACATCCGCCATCACGACAATGTCCGTCCACATAAGTGTCAAATGTGCAACAAAGCATTTGTCAATGTAGGAGACCTCTCGAAGCACATTATCATTCACACAG GAGAGAAACCGTTCCTGTGTGATAAATGTGGCAGAGGCTTCAACCGGGTTGACAACCTGCGCTCTCATGTCAAGACCGTCCACCACGGCAAGGCTGGCATGAAGCGACTGGTCCTTGCTGGAGGTGGAGAAGATGAGGGGATGGATGAGTGCGCTGCTGCATCCACCTCTGAGAGTGAGATCAACATAGTTACGGTCACCACAGAGGATATCGTCACGCTGGCAACAGAGGCCCTGGCAGCAAGCGCTGTCGCCCAGCTGACAG TTGTGCCAGTGGCTGCTTCCGTGTCTGCAGATGAGACAGAAGCTTTGAAAGCTGAAATTACAAAGGCTGTGGAGAAAGTGCAGGAAGCAG ATCCAAACACCCAGATCTTGTACGCTTGTGATTCATGTGGGGATAAGTTCTTGGACGCCAGCTCCCTCGCCCAGCATGTACGCATCCACACAGCTCAGGCCTTGGTCATGTTTCAGGCAGACTCTGATTTCTACCAATACACCACAGCGAACACTGCAGAGGCAGACTCTGCCCCAGCATGGCAACCCACAGCTGAACAGGTCATTCAGGAAGGAGAGCTGATCCTACACGCCCAGAATGGAGGAGGGGAAGGAGGGATGGAGGAGAGACACAAGAAGAGGGATCAGGAAGAGGATTTATCAGAAGGAAATCCACACTGA